A genomic window from Lotus japonicus ecotype B-129 chromosome 1, LjGifu_v1.2 includes:
- the LOC130742307 gene encoding uncharacterized protein LOC130742307, which yields MSGKASTSKPNIGMSGSDGLSHAYIQYPPLRCNIPGSRDLFYDDGNKLLLSPTADQIFSWKVSPFDPFVGPSTDSISEGPVIAIRYSLDMKVIAIQRSNHEIQLWDKETGEFFSHKCKPESESILGFFWTDSQQCDIVLVKTSGLDMYAYSSASKSLQLVETKKLTVSWYVYTHESRLVLLASGMQCKTFHGFQISSADIVRLPRFEMVMAKSEANSKPVLAVEDIFIVTVYGRIYCLQVDRVAMLLHLYRLYRDAVIQQGSLPIYSSRIAVSVVDSVLLIHQVDAKVVILYDLFIDSRAPISAPLPLLLRGFPRSGTSSQSSGRESESSDGNVVRSHEAVTYADTWIFLVPDLVCDVANKIIWKFNLDLDAISASNSEVPSVLEFLQRRKLEANKAKQLCLDITRTLILEHRPVSVVSKAINVLVTSYAHSIKTGSYLKVLKPERTPASGVPNSSADVSATETGATGKSIISETTARIDSGSLIKASSDSEDDSLSANPNRNSEEAIVGGTVNNGNSLITEAHPDHDMQSSLQSGQEESQLTSAAISPDEMYSFVFSPVDEEMVGDPSYLVAIIIEFLYSANLEKVRVHPNLYVLIVQLLARNERYAELGLFVINKILEPSKEVALQLRESGRQDTQTRKLGLDMLRQLGLHHDYVLLLVQDGYYLEALRYARKYRVDTIRPSLFLEAAFVSNDSQHLAAVLRFFTDFLPGFGNTSEYNRYYRILNELNSSLTV from the exons ATGTCTGGAAAAGCATCAACTTCAAAGCCTAATATAGGTATGAGTGGATCTGACGGTCTTTCGCATGCTTACATTCAATATCCACCACTTCGGTGCAACATTCCTGGATCAAGGGATTTATTTTATGATGACGGAAATAAGTTGCTACTTTCCCCAACAGCTGACCAG ATCTTTTCATGGAAAGTCAGTCCCTTTGATCCATTTGTTGGTCCCAGCACTGATTCAATAAGTGAAGGCCCTGTCATAGCTATTCGGTATTCTCTAGACATGAAGGTTATAGCAATCCAACGATCGAACCATGAGATACAGCTTTGGGACAAGGAAACTGGGGAATTTTTTAGCCACAAGTGTAAACCAGAATCAGAAAGTATTCTTGGATTCTTTTGGACAGATAGTCAACAGTGTGATATTGTTCTTGTTAAGACCAG TGGTCTAGACATGTATGCATATAGTTCAGCATCAAAATCACTGCAATTGGTGGAAACAAAGAAACTGACTGTGAGTTGGTATGTATACACACATGAAAGTCGCTTGGTTCTTCTTGCTTCTGGAATGCAGTGCAAGACATTCCATGGGTTTCAG ATTTCATCTGCAGATATTGTTCGCTTGCCAAGGTTTGAGATGGTTATGGCCAAATCTGAGGCAAATAGTAAGCCTGTTTTAGCAGTTGAGGACATCTTTATAGTCACTGT TTATGGTAGGATATACTGCTTGCAAGTTGATAGAGTTGCAATGCTACTCCATTTGTATAGGCTCTATCGTGATGCAGTGATACAGCAG GGCTCTTTACCAATTTATTCCAGCAGGATTGCTGTGAGTGTGGTCGACAGTGTACTTCTTATTCATCAAGTTGATGCCAAGgttgttatactttatgatctCTTTATAGATTCTCGAGCACCAATATCTGCGCCCCTTCCTTTATTGTTAAGGGGTTTCCCACGGTCTGGTACTTCATCTCAATCTAGTGGTAGAGAAAGTGAGAGTTCAGATGGTAATGTTGTGAGAAGCCATGAAGCAGTTACCTATGCTGATACGTGGATTTTTCTAGTGCCTGACCTCGTATGCGATGTGGCCAATAAGATAATATGGAAATTCAACTTAGACTTAGAT GCAATTTCTGCCAGTAACTCAGAGGTCCCATCAGTATTAGAGTTCCTGCAGCGGCGGAAATTGGAAGCTAACAAG GCTAAGCAATTGTGCTTGGATATAACACGGACACTTATTCTGGAGCATAGGCCTGTGTCTGTGGTTTCCAAGGCTATAAATGTACTAGTCACCTCATACGCCCATTCAATTAAAACTGGCAGCTATCTGAAGGTACTGAAACCAGAGAGGACACCTGCTTCTGGTGTACCAAATTCTAGCGCTGATGTATCTGCTACAGAAACAGGTGCAACTGGAAAATCAATCATATCTGAAACTACTGCAAGAATAGACAGTGGGTCTTTAATTAAAGCATCAAGTGATTCTGAGGATGACTCCCTGTCTGCAAATCCTAATCGCAATTCGGAggaggcaatagttgggggtaCAGTAAACAATGGAAACTCCCTGATTACTGAAGCTCATCCTGATCATGATATGCAATCATCTTTACAGTCTGGGCAAGAGGAATCCCAACTTACTTCTGCAGCAATTTCACCTGATGAGATGTACAGCTTTGTCTTTTCTCCCGTCGATGAAGAGATGGTTGGAGACCCTTCATACTTGGTTGCTATCATTATCGAGTTCCTCTACAG TGCAAATTTGGAAAAGGTTCGTGTACATCCAAATCTATATGTATTGATAGTTCAGCTTCTAGCCCGCAATGAACGTTACGCAGAACTCGGGTTGTTTGTCATAAACAAG ATCCTGGAGCCCTCTAAGGAAGTTGCACTACAGCTCCGTGAGTCTGGTCGTCAGGATACCCAAACTAGGAAGCTTGGTCTTGATATGCTGAGGCAGCTTGGCTTACATCATGATTATGTATTACTGCTAGTGCAAGATGGATACTACCTTGAAGCTTTGCGATACGCGCGGAAGTACAGG GTGGATACCATCCGGCCATCGTTGTTCTTAGAAGCAGCATTTGTTTCCAATGACTCCCAACACCTTGCTGCAGTTCTAAGATTCTTTACAGATTTCCTTCCTGGCTTTGGAAACACCTCAGAGTATAATAGATACTACCGGATACTGAATGAGTTGAACTCGTCTTTGACTGTTTGA